ATTACGCTTCATCCGACACACGTATGCATGTGGCTACATCAACCGTGGAAAAACTGATCGACTATTGCAAAAACACACCGGAAGATGGCCTGCGTTCAGCGGCATCGGTTGCGGTGCGCAATGAATTGATCAGCGCTAACCTGCAAATCCTGAAGGACTTGGTGTAAGCCCATGAATGTCGCCATGCTTCCTTCATCTGCTGTTGTGTTGCAGCAAGAATTTCGCGCAGAACTTATCGCGATTGCTGATTGGTGGGCAAGCCATGCAATCGATCAGCAACAGGGTGGTTTTTACGGTGAGATAGGGGCAGATAACCTGCCCGTGTCCGGTGCCAGTAAAGGTATTATTTTGAATGCGCGCATCTTGTGGTTCTTCAGTGAAGCCGCGCAGCAGATTAATAATCCTGTTTATCGCGACTGTGCCGAACGCGCCTACGCTTATTTGATTGCACACTTTTTTGATGAGAAGCATGGCGGCGTGTATTGGGAGTTGGATGCGGCCGGTGTGCCCATCAATACCAAGAAGCAAGTCTACGCCCAGGCATTTACTATTTATGCCCTTTGCGCTTATTTCCAACTCACGGGTGATGCGCAAGCACTTGCCCGTGCGCTGGAGTGTTTTCAGTTGGTTGAGCAGCATGCAATTGATAGTGTCAACCAAGGCTACCTTGAAGCCTTTACCCGCGACTGGGGTGTGATTGACGATTTGCGTCTCAGCGAAAAAGATTTGAATTATCCCAAATCACAAAATACCCACCTGCATATTCTGGAAGCCTATACCACCTTGTATCAGGCTCATCCTGCATCCGAGGTTCAGGCGGCACTGAAATATAACATCGAGATGTTTGATCGCTACATGATCGACAGAAACACGCATCACCTGCGTATGTTTATGGATGTGCAGTGGAACGATTTTTCTCCCGGTTATACCTATGGTCACGACATTGAAGCCAGTTGGTTAATTGCTAAAGCGCTGGAATCCCTGGGTGATGACACTTATACCCGTGAACTGACCCCCACATTATTGCGCATTGCCGACGTCACCTTGCAAGAAGGTGTCGGTGAATTGGGGCAAGTGCTGGACTCTTACGACTTCGCCAGCGCGACAGTAAATGACGACACAGTGTGGTGGGTGCAAGCCGAAGCCTTGGTTGGTTTCCTCTATGCCTATAGCGTGAGTGGCGAGCAAAAATATATGGCAGCGGCAGAAGCCGTGTGGGCGTTTATTAAAAAATATCAAATTGATAGTGAAGCGGGTGAGTGGTTGTGGCTATCGCGCCTGCACGCGCCCAGTGCGACACCTCACTACAAAGTGGGTTTCTGGAAATGTCCTTATCACAATGGCCGCGCCATGATGGAAGCGATGCGCTATTTACAGGGCAATGTGGTTAATCAGGTTGCGTAGCGTCTACGGGCAACTTCCTGATAACAATAAAAATGATTTGTACGCAGCTACTGCACGGCAGTAGCTATTGCATCACAAGAATACAAACCTCCAGCGTGGAATAGACCATGAAAAAAATGAGTATGCTCTTTATCGGGCTTCTGTCCCTTTTGTTGTTATCTGCCTGCAGCAAACAAGCGCCTGTTGCAGAAAACAATACCGCAAAAAATAACATCGCAGAAAAACAGGCTGAAGTAACAGCGCCACCCGCGCATACACAATTTGTGCGCGTCAATGGTGGCCATTTTGAATTGCACGGCAAACCCTATGTGATTACCGGTGTGAATATGTGGTATGCCGCCTATCTGGGCGCGCCAAATGACGTGGGTGATCGCGAGCGTTTGGCAAAAGAGTTGGATAATTTGCAATCCATTGGCGTGAATAATTTGCGCGTATTGGCGGTATCGGAAAAAAGCGACATTAATTCAGCGGTAAAGCCCGCAGTGACTAATGGGTTTGGCAACTACGATGAAAGCCTGTTGCAGGGGCTGGATTATTTATTGGTAGAGTTGGCCAAGCGCGATATGACTGTGGTGTTGTATTTTAATAATTTCTGGCAGTGGTCGGGCGGCATGACCCAATACATGAGTTGGATTGATGGCGAGCCGGTGCAAGACCCTAATGTCACCAATCAATGGGAAGCCTTTATGGCCAAGTCGGCGAGTTTCTACCGCAGCGAAAAAGCGCAGCAGGAATATCGCAACACCTTGAAAAAAATTATCACCCGCGTGAATACCATCAATGGTAAAGCCTATGTGGATGACGCCACGATTATGTCCTGGCAGTTGGCAAACGAGCCGCGCCCTGGCAACTCGCAAACTACTGCCGAAGAAAAACAAATTTATATCGATTGGGTTCACGCTGCCGCTGCCTATATTAAAACCTTGGACCCGTATCATTTAGTGAGTAGTGGTAGCGAAGGGGAAATGGGATCGGTTAATGATTTGGATGTATTCGTGCGCGCCCATGCGACCCCAGCGATTGATTATCTCACCTACCATATGTGGATTCGCAATTGGAGCTGGTTCGATAAAACCAAACCCGCAGAAACCTGGCCATCGGCATGGGAAAAAGCGCAGCACTATATGCGCATGCACATCGATATTGCCAAACAGTTGAATAAACCCTTGGTGTTGGAAGAGTTTGGTTTGGATCGCGACATGGGTTCTTATGCCATAGATTCCACCACCGAATACCGCGACAACTATTTTCGCGGTGTATTTGAATTCATGTTGACAAGCCTGGAGCAAGGCGAGCCCAGTGCCGGTTATAACATTTGGGCCTGGAATGGTTATGGTCGCACCACACGTGCTAATTATTGGTGGCAGGAAGGCGATGATTTGATGGGAGACCCACCTCAGGAGGAGCAGGGTATGTATGGCGTGTTCGATACAGATGCTTCCACCATCGCCATCCTTAAAGAATTTAATACACGTTTTCAGCCAAAATAAGGTGCTCATCACCCAGTAAAAAACTGCAATGAAAATTGCAGTTTTTTTTAACATTGCATTAAATTATCGGATTATTAATATAAAGAAAGGTTTGAAAATCGTTTAAAAAAACCACGACAAAAAAAGGTAAAAAAGATGATAAAAAAATTAATCATGGCAGTGGTTGTGTTCGCTGCGTCGCTGTCGGTCGCATTTAATGCTCATGCACAAAAATTTGAACAGATCGCCAAAACACCGCAATTGGGATGGAACAGTTGGAATACCTTTGCCTGTGATGTGAACGAACAAATGATTCGCGAAATGGCCGATGCCATGGTGTCGTCGGGCATGAAAGCGGCGGGTTATGAATATATAAATATCGACGATTGCTGGCACGGTGAGCGCGATAAAAATGGTTTTATCCAGGTTGATAAAAAACATTTCCCGTCGGGCATGAAAGCCTTGGCGGATTATGTACACAGTAAAGGGTTAAAGCTGGGCATTTATTCGGATGCGGGCAATACCACCTGTGCCGGTCGTCCGGGCAGTCGCGGTCATGAGTATCAGGATGCGCTGACCTATGCGAGCTGGGGCATTGATTATGTGAAATACGATTGGTGCGATACCCAGGATATCAATCCAAAATCGGCTTACGCCACCATGCGCGATGCGATTCATAAAGCGGGTCGCCCTATGTTGTTCAGTATTTGCGAATGGGGCGATAACAAACCCTGGGAGTGGGCGCAGAATGTAGGGCACTCATGGCGCACTACCGGCGATATTTACCCTTGCTGGAGCTGTGAACACAACCACGGTTCATGGTCGTCCTTTGGCGTGTTGCCCATTCTGGACAAACAAGCGGGTCTGCGCAAATACGCAGGCCCCGGTCATTGGAATGACATGGACATGATGGAGGTGGGCAATGGTATGAGTGAAGACGAAGACCGCGCGCATTTTTCACTGTGGGCCATCATGGCATCGCCACTGATTGCCGGTAATGATTTGCGTACTATGAGCGAAGCAACCAAAAAAATCCTCACCAATAAAGACATGCTCGCCATCAATCAGGACAAGCTCGGCATTCAAGCCATGAAGTGGATTGACGAAGGTGATATTGAAATTTATGTCAAACCACTGGAGAAAGGTGATTACGCCGTGCTCTTTTTAAATCGCGCCGATACCAGCATGAATTACAGTCTGGATTGGAATTTTCATTACCTGAAAGACGACATCAGCAAACACGAAATTTTCTTTGATAAGAAAAAATTTACCTGGCGCGATATCTGGAATGGCGGCAAGGGTTCCACTGCAGAAAAATTAAACCTGACCATGGCAGCACACAGCGTTGCTGTGTTGCGCTTGACGCCGCAGTAAATATAACGGGATGTGACACTACACAAAGCCGGCAAATGCCGGCTTTGTTGTATCTGGTACTTGGTTTTTAAGGTTGCTCAAGGTTGTAGCGTTTGCGATACACCAGTGGTGTTATTCCAAAGGTGCGTTTGAAGTGACGGATGAAATTGCTGTGATCGTAAAAGCCGCAGTCGATGGCGATGTTGGCGATGGATTCGCTGGAGTATTTGAGGCGATCGCTGGCAATCAGTACACGCAGCCGAATTAAATATTGCGAGGGGCTGATACGAAAGGTGTCGGCGAAGCGGCGTTCGAGTTGTCGCTCGGAAAAACCGAATTGTTGGGCAATATCGGGAATGCTCAGGTGTTCGGTGTAGCGTGTGCGAATGTATTGCACCACTTGAAAAATCGGGTTTTGCGAGTGATCCAGCATGCGCTCGTAACTTTGCACTATGCCACACAGGCCATAAATCGCTGAGTGGCGATCAAACAGCGGTAGCTTCTGCGTAATAAACCATTCCGGTAAGCCTTCGCGGGTTGGAAACAGCTCAATTAAATTCAGTAAAGATGTGCCATTTTTAAGTAAAAGTTCGTCATCGCGACGAAATTTTTCTGCCATATAGGGCGGGAAAAGTTCTTCATCCCGTTTACCAAACAACTCACCAGGCGAGCGGCAGCCACAGCGCTCTGCAAATGCCTGGTTGCCAGTCATGATGCGGCCTTCGCGGTCTTTCACAAAATACATCACGTTGGGCATGTAGTCGAAAAGTTGCGTTGGCGAGTGGCGTGGATCCAACTGGGCGAGCCAGTCATCAAAATAGTTCATGTCGGAATCGTACAATTTTATTACGGCAGGGTACAAGCGCGCGTGGGAGTGGGCAGGCTAGCATGGTGCCATATCACAATAATGATTGACGCAGGAGTTCCTGAATCCCATGAAATTTGGCGCTAGCACCTGGCTGTGGACATCCCCTTTTACCGGCGATCAGATCGCACTCCTCGAAAACATTGCCGCGCTGGGCTTTGATTTTGTCGAACTGCCCGTGGAGGAGCCAAGCCATATTCCTGTCGCAACACTTAAACCGGTTCTGGCGCACTTGGGGCTGGAGGTGGTGATTTGTGCTGCTGTGACTGCCGGGCGCGATATGAGCGCTGAGAGTAGCGCGGCGCGCCGACAGGCATTTGATTACTTTGAGTCGTGTCTGGCACTGGCCGAAGGGCTGGGCGCGTCCTGTGTGGTGGGGCCGCTTTATGCGCCGGTTGGCAAGGCGCGCCTGGGCACTGAGTCGCTGCGCTGCGCGCAGTGGGAGCGATCCGTCGCGAGCCTTTCGCAGTTGGCGCAGACCGCCGGTAACTGCGGAGTGAGGTTGGGGCTGGAGCCGCTCAACCGCTTTGAGACTGACATGATCAATAACGTGGCCGATGCCCAGCGTTTCCTGCAGCAGGTGGCCAGTCCCTATCTGGGCATTTCACTGGACAGTTTCCACATGAATATCGAGGAGACCGATTTTCGTCGCGCAGTGGTGTCGGCGGGCGAGCTGCTTATCCACCTGCAAGTATCGGATAGCCATCGCGGGGTGCCGGGTGATGGCAATAGCGATTGGGCCGGGCTGCGCGATGGGCTCGGGGCGATTGGCTACCGGGGCAAGATCGGTATTGAAAGTTTTTCACCGGACGCATCCAGCTTGGCGGAGGCGGTGTGCATTTGGCGCCGTTTTGCCGAGAGCCAGGATGATTTTGCGCGCGATGGCCTGGCGTTTTTGCGCCGGTGGTGGGCGGGCGCCTGATTTTTTATCTGACAGGAGAATCACACTATGACGACGAATAAATTGCGGGTTGGCCTTGTCGGGCTGGGTTTCGGGGCGGAGTTTATCCCTATTTATCAGGCTCATCCGCAGGCAGAGGTGGTGGCTATTTGCCAGCGCAACCAACAGAAGATGGATGCCTTGGTGCAGCAGTTTGGTATGGCGGCCAAGTGTTACACCCACTACGAGGAGATGCTGGCAGACCCGGATGTAGACGCGGTGCACATCAATACCCCTATTGGCGATCACGCGCGCCACACTTTGATGGCATTGGCGGCGGGCAAACACGTCGCCTGCACTGTGCCCATGGCGACCTCGGTGGAGGATTGTGAGCGCATCGTTCAGGCCTCCCGCGACAGCGGCAAGGTGTACATGATGATGGAAACGGTGGTGTACAGCCGCGAATTCCTGTTTGTAAAAGAACTGTTTGAGCGCGGCGAGTTGGGCAAAATCCAGTTTTTACAGGCCAGTCACCAGCAGGATATGAACGGCTGGCCGAGCTATTGGGAAGGTATGCCGCCAATGCATTACGCCACCCACTGTGTCGGCCCGGTATTGGGGCTGGAGCGCAAGCTGGCCAAGGCGGTGTCTTGCGTGGGTTCGGGGCGTATCCGCGATGAGCTGGCGCAGGTGTACGGTTCACCCTTTGCGGTGGAGTCTTGTCATATCCAGTTGCAGGACTCCGATGTGGCGGCGCAAATCCATCGCTCGCTGTTTGATACGGCGCGCCAATATCGCGAGAGTTTTAACGTGTATGGATCGCTGAAATCCTACGAATGGCCACTGGTGGAAGGCGAGGAGCCGGTGATCCACACCCTGGGCAAACCTGAGCCGGAAATTCCCGCCTGGGTTGAGGTGCCTGACTATGCCGAGTTATTGCCGGAATCCATCCGTCACTTTACCGGGCGCGGTGTTTACGATGCCGATAGCAACCAGCACCTGAGCTTTACCCAGGGCGGCGGGCACGGCGGTTCACATCCGCATTTGGTGCATCAATTCATTCGCGCGGTGTTGGAGGGGCATAACGCTTACCCCAACGCGGTGGAGTCGGCGAATATCAGTTGTGTGGGTATTTTGGCCCATGAATCTGCTCTCGCGGGCGGCAAGCTGATAGAGATGCCCGCGTTCACACTCGCGCCCCAAGCCGTGTAATCGCTCTTTTTCACACAGATATATCACTATGAAAATTATAAATAACGACACCATCCAACGACTTTGTACCCTTGTTCTGTTGATTGTTGGCCTGGCACTACCCTTGGGCAGCGCTCAGGCCAACAGCGACGACGGCATTATCAATTTACTGTTTATTGGCCACGATCAGCGCGAGGGATCGGGCTATCACCTGTCGTATCAATACGCGCCAATGTTTAACCAGTCGCTCGGGCGAGAAAAAATCCGCATGGAATACCATGAGGATTTGCAGCAACTCACCGATGCCGGTCTGGCGCGCTTTGATGCGGTGATGCTCTACGCCAATTACGATCAACTAAGCCCGCAACAAGAGGCCAGCCTGCTGCGTTTTGTGGAGCAGGGCGGTGCCTTTTTACCGATCCACAGCGCGAGTGCATGCTTCAGCAAATCAGACGCTTACGTGAAGTTGGTCGGGGGGCGTTTCCACAGCCACGGTTTGGAAACCTTTACCACCCGCATAGCGCCGGGGCAGGAAAACCACCCGGTGGTACGCGGTTTTAAAGGCTTTGAAACCAAAGACGAAACCTATGTCCATAGCGACCACAATAAGGATGGTCGCACTGTGCTTATGCTGCGCGACCAAGAGCCCTGGACCTGGGTGCGCCAACAGGGCAAGGGCCGGGTGTTTTACACCGCTTATGGCCACGACGCGGCAACCTGGGGTCAGGTGGCGTTTCATGAATTGCTGATTCGCGGCATTTTGTGGGGCGTGGGCGATGAGAAGCGCAAAGCGAATCGCGCGCTGGCTAGCTCCCTGCCGACTGCTAAGTATGAAGACAAAGGGACTATCCCCAACTATCGCAAAGTGGCGCCGCCGCCCCAGTATCAACATCCGCTCACACCGCAGGAAACCATGGCACTGAGCATGGTAGAACAGGGATTTGAGTTACAGTTGTTCGTGGCTGAGCCGGATATCGCCAACCCCGTAGCCTTTGCCTGGGATGAGCGCGGTCGGCTGTTTGTGGCGGAATCCCTGGACTACCCCAACGAGTTGCGTGCGGATGGCCATGGTTCTGACCGCATCAGCATGTGCGAGGACACAGACGGCGATGGCCGGGCAGATCGCTGCTCAGTATTTGCCGATGGCTTGAATATCCCCACCGGATTGGTCGCGGTCAATGGCGGGTTTATTGTGGCCCAGGCTCCGCACTTCCTGTTCCTGAAAGATACCAACGGTGACGGCAAAGCCGATGTGCGTCAGGTGTTAAACAGCGTCTGGGGCATAGAGGACACCCACGCCGGCCCGTCGAACCTGCGCTATGGACACGATAATCGCATCTGGGGCGCGGTGGGTTACTCTGGCACGCGCAGTGAAGCCCAAGGGAAGTTTCAAAACGGCCTGTACCGTATGGATGTGGATGGGCGCAATATCGAACCCATCGCCCAACTCAACAACAATACCTGGGGTTTGGGCCTGAGTGAGGACTTTGAGGTCTTTGGTTCTACGGCTAACAACGCACCCGCCTGGCACGTGCCGCTGTGGCGTAATTATGTCTACGGTAAACATGAATCTATGGCGCCGGGCATGGCTGCCAAAATCGATGACTTCTCCCAGGTTTTCCCGCTCACCTATAACTTTTTGCAGGTGGACTCGCACGGCCGCTATACCGCTGGCGCGGGCTTTAATCTCTACACCGCCCGCGCTTTTCCCGAGCGCTTCTGGAATCGCAGCGCCTTTATTGGCGAACCTACGACGCACTTCCTGGGGCAGTTTTCCCTGACGGAAAACGGCAGTAGCTACAGCGCTCACAATCAGGGCTTGTTCTTGGCCAGTAGCGATGAATGGCTGTCGCCCGTCTATGCCGACGTAGGGCCGGACGGTCAATTGTGGGTGGCTGACTGGTATAACTTCATCATCCAGCACAACCCGACCCCGACCAAAGCCTCCGCCGGGTTTGATGCGACCACGGGTAAGGGCAATGCCCATGAGAACCCCCTGCGCGACGGTAAGCACGGGCGTATTTATCGCATTGTCGCCAAGGGCGCTCCGGCCTATACCCCGCTGGATTTAAGCAAGGCGGATAGCGCCGGGCTGGTGGCGGCCCTGTCTAACAACAACCTGTTCTGGCGGATGACAGCCCAGCGCAAGCTGGTGCAAGAAGGGCGTGTGGATGCCGTACCGGCGTTACGCAATATCCTGCTGGCTCCGCCCACGATGGATGCTATCGGTCTGGATGTGCAATCCATCCATGCCATCTGGACATTGCAGGGCTTGGGGCATTTCACCATGGCGAGCAAAGCCAATGTGGCGACTATCCAACGCGCCTTGCAGCACCCATCGCCAGCCACCCGCAAGAACGCGGTAAGGGCGCTGGTAGAGAGTGGTTCAACGAAGGATTTGGCAATCGCCGCACGCCTGGATGACAGTGATGCCAAAACCCGACTCTGGGCGCTGGTTGCCCTGGCGCAACAAAAACCCTCAAAAGTGGCGGCGCAAGAGTTGCTCGGTTTGCGTACCCAGCTACCGTCCGACCCGTGGCTAGCACAGGCCTTTACCCTGGCGGCATTGCGCCATAGCGATTATTACTGGGCAGCGTTAAATCGGACAAATAATGCTGTGCAAGGCAGTTTTCTCCAGCACTTCGCCACACTGGAGCAGACCCCGGAATACATGATTGCCCGGCAGATGATGTTGCGTAAATCCGGCGATTTAACCAAGACCATCGCCAGTTGGCAGCACCTGCCAGATCGCCGTTTGCCGCTCATGGCTACAGCGCTATTGGAGGTCTGGCGCGACTTGCGACGGGAGCCAAGCGACGCCGAACTGCGTGCCTTGCAGGGGCTGCTCAACCGGTTAGATAGTGAATCGCAAATGGCGTTTAAGCTCCGGGCTTCAGGGCTTGCGCTTGAATACCCCAAGGTAGATGAGGCGACCTATGCCAAGTACTACGAACGCTATGCGTTCAAACCACAAGTCTGGCAGTGGTCATCTCCAGAGAGCGGTGCCGTGCTTTATCGCCAGCATTGTGCCAGTTGCCACGGTGATGATGCCGGTGGCGATGCCGCACTGGGGGCGCCCGCCTTGGCAGGTTTGGATCACGCCTATATACAAACGCAATTACAAAAATTCCTGGTCGGGCTGCGCGGCACACACTTTAAGGATGTGGACGGCATTTCCATGCGTGCCGCCGTGGATTTCCTCCAGCCAGAGCAAGAGCGCATGTCCAATATCTCCCACCTGTCCCACTATATTGCCAAGTTGCCCACAGTCACCCAGCCGGCAAGGGTCAAGGGCGATGTACGGCGCGGCGCGGGTTATTTTGCGACCTGCGTGGCCTGTCACGGGGCGGATGGCAAAGGCAATACGGAATTGGGCGCGCCGCGTATTGCGGGCCAAGCCGACTGGTATTTGCTAAAACAACTGCAAAAATACCGCTCGGGTGCGCGCGGTGCAGACCCGCGAGATACCACTGGCCAACAGATGGCGGCCATGGCCAAAACCTTGCCCGACGATCAGGCATTGCAAGATCTGGTGGCCTATATCCATTCTCTGACCGCTGAGTAGCGCTTGCTGTTTGTATCGCAGCACCGCGCCATAACCCTGGTTATGGCGCGGTTTTTTTTAGCGGTGGCCTAGAGACTGTGGATTACAGGCTGTAGTCGAACACAACAATGTCGTTCAGCAGGGGGACAAATACCTGTTTTAACGCCTCATGTGCCGGGTGCGGCAAATAGTTTGTGCGGGCGGCCTCATCGGCAAACGTCATGAATACCGCATGGGTAAATTGTTTATTCAATCCTTCCGGGCTGTCATTCAAGCCCCACTCCACCGCCACAATGCCCTCAATTTTTTCGGGAATGGTCTCAAACAGGGTTTTGACGGCGGCGATTTGCGCGGCATCTACCGTTGGTCTGAATTCAATTAATAACAGGTGGCGAATCATCAGGTACTCCGGATATGAATGGTGATGTGGGTTTTGGTCAATCCGCTATATAGTAAGCGAGCCATCATGTTCAAGGGAGAATTCAGGTGCAGTTGTTTGCTTACAATCCTGTGGGGAAACCTGACGCGTTAGTGGTGTGGGTCGGTGTATTGGGGGTGAATCCACCGCCAACGGTCAGCTTTGAAATACTGGGTCAAGCTGTTAGCGCACAACTGCTCGCGCCCGGTTTTGAACCCCTGGGCGATGAGGTGTGTGATGCGCGCGGTGTGCCGCTGAATTATCGCGCCTTATTTGTATTGCCCTGGCCTGCCACCGGCGAGCGGTTTCACATCACGGTGCGTGCCGCCAATCAGCAGGTCACTCTCACCAGCCGACGCCCGCCTGTGCAATTGCCGGATAAAGCCGCTGCCAGTTTTAACCTGCTGTTGTCCTCCTGCTACTACCAGCCCAATGATAAAAGCCGCGCTCTTGCGGATTTGGTGAAAGCGATAAAACCTGCGCCGGATTTTACGGTGTTGGCTGGCGATCAGGTGTATCTGGATTTGCCCTCGCAGCAGGATTTACCGCTCAATGCCAATGCACTCGCCAAAACCCTTGGCAAAAAATACCAATTGAATTGGTTTTCCAACAGCGCGCAACAGCCGGGGCTGGCCGATGTACTGCGTCACGGCCCGGTATTGTGTGTGCCCGACGATCACGAATTCTGGAATAACTATCCGCTCCCACAAGCGCAGCTCAACAACACCTATTGCCCGCAAGACCGCGCCAATTGGCAGCGATTGGCGAACTGTTTGTACGAGCGCTACCAGCGTTCACCGGCACAAGTTAATGGATTTTTCCGGCAGGATATTGCGCCGCTGAGCATGTTGTTTTTGGATGGGCGCACCCAGCGCGATAGCGACGGCACGCAGATGTTTACTGCCGCCACTCACATCGCCATAGAACAATGGAAACAGGATTTACTCACGCGTAAACAGCAAGGGCAAAGTGCGGTGGGTTTATTAAGTTCAGGCCAGGCACTGTTAATAGAAACCCCCGGCCCCTGGGCGTGCAAAATAACCGATATGGAAATGCCCAACTATGCCGACTTCGCGCTGATCACCAAGGCTCTGGGCGAATTATTCGCGGCGGGTATTCCGGTCATTTACATCACTGGGGATGTGCACTGGGGGCGTATCGTAGAAGGCAAAACGGCACGGGGTAATCCGCTGTTTTATGAAGTGATCGCCTCGCCCTCGCGCTTGATTGATACCAACTGCGTCGATCAATACAAGCTGGCTAAAAATGCGTTGCACCGTTTATTCGGCAAGGGCGACGACTTTCCGTGTCACCCGGCTGTGTGCGAAATCGATGACATAAAATTTTCCAATTTACGCCTGACTATTAAACACCGCCAGCGTGGTGACCATGTTGCGCTGCTGCGCTTCCATGCTATTCCGGGCGGCATAGAATTCAGTGTGGATTACGTTTGTACCGAGGCCGACGAAACGCGGCGTCGCGAATACAGCAAGAGTTGTGGTCCGTTTAAATTAACCAGTCTGTGACACCATTATTTTCAGTTGTGAGGAAAGGAAGATGATCAAGCAAACCCTGGCGGTGCAAAGCCATGTGCAAACCGACGTGCAAGCGCTGCCGCGCACTAATCGCGAAAGCAATTTGCAATGGTTGCCGCGCGCCTATGAAAGTTTTGCGCTGGATAACCCGGCGCAGTGGAGTTTTGTGGTGCTGGCCGGAGGTAAGGATGTAGCCTCCTTTCGCCTGCGTGTTGCCCAGTCCCATTTGCGCGGCGATATGCTGCCTTCCTACTGGTCAGAGTGCGGATTATTACAGCTTGATCAGGGCGATTTTGCGCACGCGCGTTTTTATCATTTGCCTTTATTCCAACCTGCCACTGCCAGCTATGCACCTACGCGCAACGGCTTGATTGATTTGCCACTCAAACAATTGCCCAGCCAAAAAGAGTTACCCAATCTGGCATTGTTAGCCATACCCGTACCGCAGGAGAAAATTCTGGAATCTCTGGCGGCCTACCAAAAGGCGCGGGTAAGTTACGACGCCGTAGAAAATATTTTGCCCTGGCTCGCCTATGTGTGGGGCGCCGGCAATGCGGCTAACCCGCTAATGCAACACACAGGTTTTCCCTCGGCGATGATGCTCAACCAATTATTCAGCGCCCAGGGTTTTGATTTGGCGCCGGGTGTCAATGCCAACCTCTCCGCACCGGAAACCTTTTGGAGCGGTGTTAAACATTGGCAAGCCTATTACAGCAATACACAGGAAAACGGCTTGCTGCCGAAAGCGCGTTTTGTGATTAATCATGTGTACGATATTGATGAAAGTTAATGACATCGGTTAATGCATTAATGCCCATAAAAAAAGCGGAGCTGTTGATCAGGCTCCGCTTTTTTTATGGGTAATATTGGACAATGTTGTGCGTGTTATTCCTCCGGCACCAACACCAATTCAATGCGATTATTTTTTTGCGCAATTGCATTCCATTCACCGGCAAAAAAAGTCGGCAGGCGTTCGGGGTAGGGCTCGGTGCCTTCCAGTGCGTGTATGTCTACTTTGAGTGTGC
The nucleotide sequence above comes from Cellvibrio sp. PSBB023. Encoded proteins:
- a CDS encoding Dabb family protein; the protein is MIRHLLLIEFRPTVDAAQIAAVKTLFETIPEKIEGIVAVEWGLNDSPEGLNKQFTHAVFMTFADEAARTNYLPHPAHEALKQVFVPLLNDIVVFDYSL
- a CDS encoding alkaline phosphatase D family protein, which gives rise to MQLFAYNPVGKPDALVVWVGVLGVNPPPTVSFEILGQAVSAQLLAPGFEPLGDEVCDARGVPLNYRALFVLPWPATGERFHITVRAANQQVTLTSRRPPVQLPDKAAASFNLLLSSCYYQPNDKSRALADLVKAIKPAPDFTVLAGDQVYLDLPSQQDLPLNANALAKTLGKKYQLNWFSNSAQQPGLADVLRHGPVLCVPDDHEFWNNYPLPQAQLNNTYCPQDRANWQRLANCLYERYQRSPAQVNGFFRQDIAPLSMLFLDGRTQRDSDGTQMFTAATHIAIEQWKQDLLTRKQQGQSAVGLLSSGQALLIETPGPWACKITDMEMPNYADFALITKALGELFAAGIPVIYITGDVHWGRIVEGKTARGNPLFYEVIASPSRLIDTNCVDQYKLAKNALHRLFGKGDDFPCHPAVCEIDDIKFSNLRLTIKHRQRGDHVALLRFHAIPGGIEFSVDYVCTEADETRRREYSKSCGPFKLTSL
- a CDS encoding PVC-type heme-binding CxxCH protein; this encodes MKIINNDTIQRLCTLVLLIVGLALPLGSAQANSDDGIINLLFIGHDQREGSGYHLSYQYAPMFNQSLGREKIRMEYHEDLQQLTDAGLARFDAVMLYANYDQLSPQQEASLLRFVEQGGAFLPIHSASACFSKSDAYVKLVGGRFHSHGLETFTTRIAPGQENHPVVRGFKGFETKDETYVHSDHNKDGRTVLMLRDQEPWTWVRQQGKGRVFYTAYGHDAATWGQVAFHELLIRGILWGVGDEKRKANRALASSLPTAKYEDKGTIPNYRKVAPPPQYQHPLTPQETMALSMVEQGFELQLFVAEPDIANPVAFAWDERGRLFVAESLDYPNELRADGHGSDRISMCEDTDGDGRADRCSVFADGLNIPTGLVAVNGGFIVAQAPHFLFLKDTNGDGKADVRQVLNSVWGIEDTHAGPSNLRYGHDNRIWGAVGYSGTRSEAQGKFQNGLYRMDVDGRNIEPIAQLNNNTWGLGLSEDFEVFGSTANNAPAWHVPLWRNYVYGKHESMAPGMAAKIDDFSQVFPLTYNFLQVDSHGRYTAGAGFNLYTARAFPERFWNRSAFIGEPTTHFLGQFSLTENGSSYSAHNQGLFLASSDEWLSPVYADVGPDGQLWVADWYNFIIQHNPTPTKASAGFDATTGKGNAHENPLRDGKHGRIYRIVAKGAPAYTPLDLSKADSAGLVAALSNNNLFWRMTAQRKLVQEGRVDAVPALRNILLAPPTMDAIGLDVQSIHAIWTLQGLGHFTMASKANVATIQRALQHPSPATRKNAVRALVESGSTKDLAIAARLDDSDAKTRLWALVALAQQKPSKVAAQELLGLRTQLPSDPWLAQAFTLAALRHSDYYWAALNRTNNAVQGSFLQHFATLEQTPEYMIARQMMLRKSGDLTKTIASWQHLPDRRLPLMATALLEVWRDLRREPSDAELRALQGLLNRLDSESQMAFKLRASGLALEYPKVDEATYAKYYERYAFKPQVWQWSSPESGAVLYRQHCASCHGDDAGGDAALGAPALAGLDHAYIQTQLQKFLVGLRGTHFKDVDGISMRAAVDFLQPEQERMSNISHLSHYIAKLPTVTQPARVKGDVRRGAGYFATCVACHGADGKGNTELGAPRIAGQADWYLLKQLQKYRSGARGADPRDTTGQQMAAMAKTLPDDQALQDLVAYIHSLTAE